One window from the genome of Panthera leo isolate Ple1 chromosome D3, P.leo_Ple1_pat1.1, whole genome shotgun sequence encodes:
- the SMTN gene encoding smoothelin isoform X5, with protein MADEALAGLDEGALRKLLEVTADLAERRRIRSAIRELQRQELQREEEALASKRFRAERQDNKENWLHSQQQEAEQQAALARLAGQLESMNDVEELTALLRGAGEYEERKLIRAAIRRIRAQEIEAATLAGRLCSGRPNGGSREESKGRAAHRLERCEVPEREKQKQQAEVPEPTPTPQGTSRDVTTVTLLVQAPPGGTPSLPASPVSSPTTASPEPPLEPSEAQCPAAEAVGSPESPSSPPRATSPEPQELPATPSTERQVVNKLLPGPTEPPAVQGPTKGPSDTKRAGHFSKLPDLAGPRPCQRSLSMLSPCQPAQNREPTTLASGPSSFQRAGSVRDRVRKFTSDSPMAAGLQEGPPRSSSRGPSDTSSRLSKEPRGAARPLAQLQSCPREEGPGRRGLAARPLENRAGGPVARSEEPSALLPVPVGTAEPGASMKTTFTIEIKDGRGQASTGRVLLPTGNQRAELTLGLRAPPTLLSTSSGGKSTITHISSPGTLARLGSVTHVTSFSHASPDSRGGCGIKMEPEPAEPPSAEVEVANGAEQTRVDKAPETRSPLNTEELMAIEDESILDKMLDQTTDFEERKLIRAALRELRQKKRDQRDKERERRLQEARARPGEGRGNTATETTTRHSQRAADGSAVSTVTKTERLVHSNDGTRTARTTTVESSFVRRSENGGGRTMVQTKTFSSSSSKKMGSIFDREDEASPRPGSLAALEKRQAEKKKELMKAQSLPKTSASQARKAMIEKLEKEGASGSPGGPRAAVQRSTSFGVPNANSIKQMLLDWCRAKTRGYEHVDIQNFSSSWSDGMAFCALVHNFFPEAFDYGQLSPQNRRQNFEVAFSSAEMLVDCVPLVEVEDMMIMGKKPDPKCVFTYVQSLYNHLRRHELRLRGKNV; from the exons ATGGCAGATGAGGCCTTAGCTGGGCTGGACGAAGGAGCCCTGCGGAAGCTG TTGGAGGTCACAGCGGATCTGGCAGAGCGGCGGCGCATCCGCTCAGCCATCCGGGAGTTGCAGCGGCAGGAGCTGCAGCGTGAGGAGGAGGCCCTGGCATCCAAGCGCTTCCGTGCTGAGCGGCAGGACAACAAGGAGAACTGGCTGCA CTCTCAGCAGCAGGAGGCGGAGCAGCAAGCTGCTCTGGCGCGGCTGGCAGGGCAGCTGGAGTCCATGAATGACGTGGAAGAGCTGACTGCACTG CTGCGAGGTGCTGGTGAGTATGAGGAACGCAAGCTGATCCGAGCTGCCATCCGCCGCATAAGGGCCCAGGAGATTGAGG ctgCCACGTTGGCTGGGAGGTTGTGCAGCGGGCGTCCCAACGGTGGCTcaagagaagagagcaaggggCGGGCAGCACACAGGCTGGAACGGTGTGAG GTGCCGGAGcgagagaaacagaagcagcagGCAGAGGTCCCAGAGCCAACCCCAACCCCCCAGGGCACCAGCCGAGATGTGACCACAGTGACACTCCTGGTGCAGGCCCCACCTGGGGGCACACCCAGCTTACCTGCCTCACCCGTCAGTTCACCTACCACTGCTTCTCCTGAGCCTCCACTAGAGCCTTCTGAGGCCCAGTGTCCTGCTGCTGAGGCTGTGGGCAGCCCCGAGTCACCCTCCAGCCCACCCAGGGCCACCAGCCCTGAGCCCCAGGAGCTGCCAGCCACCCCCAGCACTGAGAGGCAGGTGGTCAACAAG CTCCTGCCTGGCCCCACAGAGCCCCCAGCTGTCCAAGGCCCCACCAAAGGTCCCTCCGACACAaagagagcag GCCATTTCTCCAAACTGCCAGACCTGGCTGGACCCCGTCCCTGCCAACGCTCCCTGTCCATGCTCAGTCCCTGCCAGCCAGCCCAGAACCGAG AGCCCACCACTCTTGCCAGTGGACCTTCCTCATTCCAGCGGGCTGGCTCCGTGCGGGATCGTGTGCGCAAGTTCACATCTGATTCTCCTATGGCTGCTGGGCTTCAGGAGGGTCCACCCCG CTCCTCCTCACGGGGCCCCAGCGACACCTCCTCCCGACTCAGCAAGGAGCCACGTGGAGCAGCCAGGCCCCTGGCCCAGCTTCAGAGCTGCCCCCGGGAGGAGGGCCCCGGGAGGCGGGGCTTGGCTGCCAGGCCCCTTGAAAACAGAGCAGGGGGGCCCGTGGCCCGCTCAGAGGAGCCCAGTGCCCTGCTTCCTGTGCCTGTCGGCACTGCCGAGCCAGGGGCCAGTATGAAGACCACATTCACCATCGAGATCAAGGATGGCCGTGGCCAGGCATCCACAGGCCGAGTGCTGCTGCCCACAGGCAACCAGAGGGCAG aaCTGACACTGGGACTACGGGCGCCTCCCACCCTCCTTAGCACCAGCAGTGGGGGCAAGAGCACCATCACCCATATCAGCAGCCCTGGGACCCTGGCGCGCCTGGGTAGCGTCACTCACGTCACCAGCTTCAGCCATGCCTCCCCTGATAGCCGGGGAGGCTGTGGCATTAAG ATGGAGCCAGAGCCAGCAGAGCCCCCATCTGCAGAAGTGGAAGTGGCTAACGGTGCTGAGCAGACCCGGGTAGACAAAGCACCAGAGACGCGGAGTCCCCTGAACACTGAGGAGCTGATGGCCATCGAGGATGAAAGCATCCTGGACAAGATG CTGGATCAGACTACAGACTTTGAGGAGCGGAAGCTCATCCGGGCTGCGCTACGTGAGCTCCGACAAAAGAAGAGAG ACCAGCGGGACAAGGAACGGGAACGGCGGCTACAAGAGGCACGGGCCCGGCCAGGGGAGGGCCGTGGCAACACAGCTACTGAGACCACCACGAGGCACAGCCAGCGGGCAGCCGatggctcagctgtcagcactgtCACCAAGACTGAGCGGCTCGTCCACTCCA aTGATGGCACACGGACGGCCCGCACCACCACGGTGGAGTCGAGTTTTGTGAGGCGCTCGGAGA ATGGTGGTGGCCGTACTATGGTGCAAACCAAGACTTTCTCCTCTTCATCATCCAAGAAGATGGGCAG TATCTTCGACCGCGAGGATGAGGCCAGCCCACGGCCCGGCAGCCTGGCCGCACTCGAGAAACgccaagcagagaaaaagaaagagctgatGAAGGCGCAGAGCCTGCCCAAGACCTCGGCCTCCCAGGCGCGCAAGGCCATGATTgagaagctggagaaggaaggCGCCTCTGG CAGCCCTGGTGGACCCCGCGCAGCCGTGCAGCGTTCCACCAGCTTTGGGGTCCCCAATGCCAACAGCATCAAGCAGATGTTGCTGGACTGGTGCCGAGCAAAGACACGTGGTTATGAG CACGTGGACATCCAGAACTTCTCCTCAAGTTGGAGTGACGGGATGGCCTTCTGTGCCCTGGTGCACAACTTCTTCCCTGAGGCATTCGACTATGGGCAGCTCAGCCCACAGAACCGGCGTCAGAACTTTGAGGTGGCCTTCTCATCTGCTGA